From a region of the Salinispira pacifica genome:
- the rseP gene encoding RIP metalloprotease RseP has protein sequence MQILFGILGLGLVVIIHEAGHFLAARAVGIHVEVFSVGWGKKLWGFTRGGTEYRISLIPLGGFVKMKGETAYQKAVEEGLDEIEPQENSFFSAAPWKRIVVAIAGPAMNLLFALLVLAIINLAGFSYSSFENRIVLADDYPEYHTVSDLPTPAARAGLETGDRILRVNGEAAENYSELRQLLATNALEEVNLQVDRNGQTFQRSAELVLDNQTGAGILGISPFIEPIISSPVEGESRGLEPGDRITAINATEVDNSFDVRRVLDSLPIGTDQVYADITVQRDGEAVTLEHPLQYNQEQDALYLGYYYSQESYRHAADGPLDALASGWNEIGNTLAMTFKGLGLMFRGLDPMSALSGPIRIVDMVGQVTAQGLSQGIAEGLRSFFHLLSLLSVALFFGNLLPIPVLDGGQIVVFTAEMIKRKPIKPRTFFRYQTIGAIIVFGLIAFVLFSDLLYIFAG, from the coding sequence TCACCCGGGGAGGTACGGAGTACCGAATTTCTCTCATCCCTCTGGGGGGGTTCGTGAAAATGAAGGGTGAAACCGCCTATCAGAAGGCCGTGGAAGAGGGCCTTGACGAAATAGAACCCCAGGAGAATTCGTTCTTCAGTGCAGCTCCCTGGAAGCGGATTGTGGTGGCAATAGCCGGACCTGCAATGAACCTTCTGTTCGCACTGCTGGTTCTGGCCATTATTAATCTTGCAGGATTCAGCTACAGCAGCTTTGAGAACCGCATCGTACTGGCTGACGACTACCCTGAGTATCACACGGTTTCCGATCTTCCCACCCCCGCTGCCCGGGCCGGTCTGGAAACCGGAGACCGAATTCTCCGGGTGAACGGTGAAGCCGCAGAAAATTACAGCGAACTTCGTCAGCTCCTGGCCACCAATGCCCTGGAAGAAGTGAACCTCCAGGTGGACCGGAACGGGCAAACCTTCCAGCGATCCGCCGAGCTTGTTCTGGATAATCAAACCGGTGCGGGAATTCTGGGCATATCTCCGTTTATCGAGCCGATCATCAGCTCACCGGTTGAAGGTGAAAGCCGGGGGCTGGAGCCGGGAGACCGCATTACTGCAATCAACGCCACCGAGGTGGACAACAGTTTCGACGTACGCCGGGTTCTGGACTCCCTTCCCATAGGCACAGACCAGGTGTATGCCGATATTACCGTGCAAAGAGACGGCGAAGCAGTGACTCTGGAGCATCCTCTCCAGTATAACCAGGAGCAGGATGCCCTCTATCTGGGGTATTACTACTCCCAGGAAAGCTATCGCCACGCCGCCGACGGCCCCCTGGACGCTCTGGCCTCGGGCTGGAACGAGATCGGTAACACCCTGGCCATGACGTTCAAAGGTCTTGGTCTGATGTTCCGGGGCCTCGACCCCATGTCTGCTCTGTCCGGTCCCATCCGGATTGTGGATATGGTGGGTCAGGTCACCGCCCAGGGACTGAGTCAGGGAATCGCTGAGGGGCTGCGGTCCTTTTTTCATCTCCTGAGTCTGTTAAGCGTAGCCCTCTTTTTCGGTAATCTTCTGCCCATTCCGGTATTGGACGGCGGACAGATTGTGGTATTTACGGCGGAGATGATTAAACGGAAACCCATAAAGCCGAGGACCTTTTTCCGCTATCAAACTATCGGGGCGATAATCGTGTTCGGCCTCATTGCTTTTGTTTTATTCAGCGATTTATTATATATATTCGCAGGATGA